One window of Zalophus californianus isolate mZalCal1 chromosome 3, mZalCal1.pri.v2, whole genome shotgun sequence genomic DNA carries:
- the LRRFIP1 gene encoding leucine-rich repeat flightless-interacting protein 1 isoform X39: protein MTNPAATQNKEIDCLSPEAQKLAEARLAAKRAARAEAREIRMKELERQQKEVEERPEKDFTEKGSRSLPGLSAAALASLGGTSRRGSGDTSISVDTEASIREIKDSLAEVEEKYKKAMVSNAQLDNEKTNFLYQVDTLKDMLLELEEQLAESRRQYDEKNKEFEREKHAHSILQFQFAEAKEALKRREELLEKHGIVLNSELATNGETSDTLNDVGHQRPSKITKEELNALRTAGDGTLGRASEVEVKSEIVENVGKKEILQNTEQEQHKEDPAQECMDTEVFHPGGNAKDQKASEDSAPSLGVLADATNEEQAQNQILENASFLENTEQVESNEVINTPDDRTGASLEQSECLRDGEIPGPGTGQDSYDALDIKNHSKESAENQEDLKTHLGEGSTKPCQESASLQPSEVGGLGSADTGEQGGSPTEDVVEAGLTGLGEQVGTEASGPPTYSDDHVSPDEECAVEAPAELDPSAGQDLDKELPKQEAAEPQEPPSTAVGGENDEKEEEERGLRDEKPTQTEVQNIPRCPEAESSLRGAAGPAVADAESKPLDVKEPKEEKNDQQGEALDSSQKKTKNKKKNKKKKTPVPVETLKDAKKELTFQNSDLSEVKDDKQVALTDKKPVVEAQNEVTESPEEKSVAGSGENVDCPENPRIELDKKLNREDNDVNAKAGGETADGGTLGVGGDTIPSSGTSASDKDLEEAVLEDGAAPGGPPEPGSGVVPSGALPESEGPSKAGDGAPQTGSTEQHEMAGGPSQEVKKVIENDDLAPTGELGASTSEGRDELRGESEKGRSKEDCTMS, encoded by the exons GTGGAAGAGAGACCAGAAAAAGATTTCACCGAGAAG GGCTCACGTAGCCTGCCCGGCCTGTCTGCAGCCGCCCTGGCCTCCCTGGGCGGGACCTCTCGGAGGGGAAGTGGGGACACCTCCATCTCTGTTGACACAGAGGCGTCCATTAGGGAAATCAAG GACTCATTAGCAGAAGTTGAAGAGAAATACAAGAAGGCTATGGTTTCCAATGCTCAGCTGGACAATGAAAAGACGAACTTCCTGTACCAGGTCGATACCCTAAAGGATATGTTGCTGGAGCTTGAAGAGCAGCTGGCTGAGTCCAGGCGGCAGTatgatgagaaaaacaaa GAGTTTGAGAGGGAAAAGCATGCCCACAGCATCCTGCAGTTCCAGTTTGCCGAAGCGAAGGAGGCCTTGAAGCGGCGGGAAGAGTTGTTGGAG AAACATGGAATAGTCCTAAATTCAGAGCTAGCTACCAATGGAGAGACTTCAGACACTCTAAATGACGTCGGACACCAACGTCCTTCCAAGATAACGAAAGAAGAGTTAAACGCCCTCAGGACGGCAGGGGATGGGACGCTAG GAAGAGCCAGTGAAGTGGAGGTGAAAAGTGAAATTGTGgagaatgtggggaaaaaagaaatcttgcagAATACTGAGCAAGAACAGCACAAAGAGGACCCCGCACAGGAGTGTATGGACACAGAGGTGTTCCATCCTGGTGGAAATGCCAAGGACCAGAAAGCCTCTGAAGACAGTGCCCCCTCCCTAGGAGTATTAGCAGATGCCACAAATGAGGAGCAGGCTCAAAACCAGATCCTAGAGAACGCTTCCTTCCTTGAAAATACAGAGCAGGTTGAGTCCAATGAGGTCATAAACACACCAGATGATAGGACTGGGGCTTCCCTTGAGCAGTCTGAATGTTTGCGTGATGGTGaaatcccaggtcctgggactgggcAGGACAGTTACGATGCCTTGGATATCAAAAACCACAGTAAAGAATCTGCAGAAAACCAGGAAGACTTGAAAACCCACTTGGGAGAGGGTAGCACAAAGCCATGTCAAGAATCTGCCTCTCTGCAACCATCTGAAGTCGGAGGGCTGGGCAGCGCAGACACTGGGGAGCAAGGTGGGAGCCCCACAGAGGACGTGGTGGAGGCAGGGCTAACGGGGCTCGGGGAGCAGGTGGGCACAGAAGCCTCCGGCCCTCCAACCTACAGCGATGACCACGTGAGTCCTGATGAAGAGTGTGCTGTCGAAGCCCCCGCGGAGCTGGACCCAAGCGCAGGGCAGGACCTAGACAAAGAGCTCCCCAAGCAGGAAGCTGCTGAGCCCCAGGAGCCCCCGAGCACAGCGGTAGGTGGGGAGAATGacgaaaaggaggaggaggaaagggggttGAGGGATGAGAAGCCAACCCAGACAGAAGTGCAGAACATTCCTCGTTGTCCAGAGGCAGAAAGCAGTTTGCGGGGAGCAGCAGGTCCTGCTGTGGCAGATGCCGAAAGCAAGCCCCTAGATGTGAAAGAacccaaggaagaaaagaatgaccAACAGGGAGAGGCACTGGATTCATCacagaagaagacaaagaacaagaagaaaaacaagaagaaaaaaacaccgGTGCCTGTAGAAACCCTTAAAGATGCTAAGAAAGAGTTAACATTTCAGAACTCAGATTTAAGTGAGGTGAAGGACGACAAGCAAGTAGCTCTTACCGACAAAAAACCAGTTGTAGAAGCACAAAATGAGGTAACTGAAAGTCCAGAAGAGAAAAGTGTAGCAGGAAGTGGTGAAAATGTTGATTGTCCAGAAAATCCTAGAATTGAGTTGGATAAAAAACTTAACCGAGAAGATAATGATGTAAACGCTAAGGCGGGGGGAGAAACAGCTGACGGGGGCACATTAGGTGTGGGGGGTGACACAATCCCATCATCAGGCACGAGTGCCAGTGATAAGGATTTAGAGGAGGCTGTCCTAGAAGATGGCGCCGCTCCCGGCGGTCCTCCCGAACCGGGGAGTGGAGTGGTGCCCAGCGGTGCCCTGCCGGAGAGTGAAGGTCCCTCCAAGGCCGGTGATGGTGCCCCTCAAACAGGAAGTACAGAGCAGCATGAGATGGCAGGGGGGCCCAGTCAGGAAGTCAAAAAGGTCATAGAAAACGATGACTTAGCACCCACAGGGGAGCTGGGAGCCTCCACTTCAGAAGGCAGGGACGAGCTGAGAGGCGAAAGCGAGAAGGGCAGAAGCAAGGAAGACTGTACCATGTCGTAA
- the LRRFIP1 gene encoding leucine-rich repeat flightless-interacting protein 1 isoform X38 — MDMGTQGSGRKRLPNRERLTAEDDALNQIAREAEARLAAKRAARAEAREIRMKELERQQKEVEERPEKDFTEKGSRSLPGLSAAALASLGGTSRRGSGDTSISVDTEASIREIKDSLAEVEEKYKKAMVSNAQLDNEKTNFLYQVDTLKDMLLELEEQLAESRRQYDEKNKEFEREKHAHSILQFQFAEAKEALKRREELLEKHGIVLNSELATNGETSDTLNDVGHQRPSKITKEELNALRTAGDGTLGRASEVEVKSEIVENVGKKEILQNTEQEQHKEDPAQECMDTEVFHPGGNAKDQKASEDSAPSLGVLADATNEEQAQNQILENASFLENTEQVESNEVINTPDDRTGASLEQSECLRDGEIPGPGTGQDSYDALDIKNHSKESAENQEDLKTHLGEGSTKPCQESASLQPSEVGGLGSADTGEQGGSPTEDVVEAGLTGLGEQVGTEASGPPTYSDDHVSPDEECAVEAPAELDPSAGQDLDKELPKQEAAEPQEPPSTAVGGENDEKEEEERGLRDEKPTQTEVQNIPRCPEAESSLRGAAGPAVADAESKPLDVKEPKEEKNDQQGEALDSSQKKTKNKKKNKKKKTPVPVETLKDAKKELTFQNSDLSEVKDDKQVALTDKKPVVEAQNEVTESPEEKSVAGSGENVDCPENPRIELDKKLNREDNDVNAKAGGETADGGTLGVGGDTIPSSGTSASDKDLEEAVLEDGAAPGGPPEPGSGVVPSGALPESEGPSKAGDGAPQTGSTEQHEMAGGPSQEVKKVIENDDLAPTGELGASTSEGRDELRGESEKGRSKEDCTMS, encoded by the exons GTGGAAGAGAGACCAGAAAAAGATTTCACCGAGAAG GGCTCACGTAGCCTGCCCGGCCTGTCTGCAGCCGCCCTGGCCTCCCTGGGCGGGACCTCTCGGAGGGGAAGTGGGGACACCTCCATCTCTGTTGACACAGAGGCGTCCATTAGGGAAATCAAG GACTCATTAGCAGAAGTTGAAGAGAAATACAAGAAGGCTATGGTTTCCAATGCTCAGCTGGACAATGAAAAGACGAACTTCCTGTACCAGGTCGATACCCTAAAGGATATGTTGCTGGAGCTTGAAGAGCAGCTGGCTGAGTCCAGGCGGCAGTatgatgagaaaaacaaa GAGTTTGAGAGGGAAAAGCATGCCCACAGCATCCTGCAGTTCCAGTTTGCCGAAGCGAAGGAGGCCTTGAAGCGGCGGGAAGAGTTGTTGGAG AAACATGGAATAGTCCTAAATTCAGAGCTAGCTACCAATGGAGAGACTTCAGACACTCTAAATGACGTCGGACACCAACGTCCTTCCAAGATAACGAAAGAAGAGTTAAACGCCCTCAGGACGGCAGGGGATGGGACGCTAG GAAGAGCCAGTGAAGTGGAGGTGAAAAGTGAAATTGTGgagaatgtggggaaaaaagaaatcttgcagAATACTGAGCAAGAACAGCACAAAGAGGACCCCGCACAGGAGTGTATGGACACAGAGGTGTTCCATCCTGGTGGAAATGCCAAGGACCAGAAAGCCTCTGAAGACAGTGCCCCCTCCCTAGGAGTATTAGCAGATGCCACAAATGAGGAGCAGGCTCAAAACCAGATCCTAGAGAACGCTTCCTTCCTTGAAAATACAGAGCAGGTTGAGTCCAATGAGGTCATAAACACACCAGATGATAGGACTGGGGCTTCCCTTGAGCAGTCTGAATGTTTGCGTGATGGTGaaatcccaggtcctgggactgggcAGGACAGTTACGATGCCTTGGATATCAAAAACCACAGTAAAGAATCTGCAGAAAACCAGGAAGACTTGAAAACCCACTTGGGAGAGGGTAGCACAAAGCCATGTCAAGAATCTGCCTCTCTGCAACCATCTGAAGTCGGAGGGCTGGGCAGCGCAGACACTGGGGAGCAAGGTGGGAGCCCCACAGAGGACGTGGTGGAGGCAGGGCTAACGGGGCTCGGGGAGCAGGTGGGCACAGAAGCCTCCGGCCCTCCAACCTACAGCGATGACCACGTGAGTCCTGATGAAGAGTGTGCTGTCGAAGCCCCCGCGGAGCTGGACCCAAGCGCAGGGCAGGACCTAGACAAAGAGCTCCCCAAGCAGGAAGCTGCTGAGCCCCAGGAGCCCCCGAGCACAGCGGTAGGTGGGGAGAATGacgaaaaggaggaggaggaaagggggttGAGGGATGAGAAGCCAACCCAGACAGAAGTGCAGAACATTCCTCGTTGTCCAGAGGCAGAAAGCAGTTTGCGGGGAGCAGCAGGTCCTGCTGTGGCAGATGCCGAAAGCAAGCCCCTAGATGTGAAAGAacccaaggaagaaaagaatgaccAACAGGGAGAGGCACTGGATTCATCacagaagaagacaaagaacaagaagaaaaacaagaagaaaaaaacaccgGTGCCTGTAGAAACCCTTAAAGATGCTAAGAAAGAGTTAACATTTCAGAACTCAGATTTAAGTGAGGTGAAGGACGACAAGCAAGTAGCTCTTACCGACAAAAAACCAGTTGTAGAAGCACAAAATGAGGTAACTGAAAGTCCAGAAGAGAAAAGTGTAGCAGGAAGTGGTGAAAATGTTGATTGTCCAGAAAATCCTAGAATTGAGTTGGATAAAAAACTTAACCGAGAAGATAATGATGTAAACGCTAAGGCGGGGGGAGAAACAGCTGACGGGGGCACATTAGGTGTGGGGGGTGACACAATCCCATCATCAGGCACGAGTGCCAGTGATAAGGATTTAGAGGAGGCTGTCCTAGAAGATGGCGCCGCTCCCGGCGGTCCTCCCGAACCGGGGAGTGGAGTGGTGCCCAGCGGTGCCCTGCCGGAGAGTGAAGGTCCCTCCAAGGCCGGTGATGGTGCCCCTCAAACAGGAAGTACAGAGCAGCATGAGATGGCAGGGGGGCCCAGTCAGGAAGTCAAAAAGGTCATAGAAAACGATGACTTAGCACCCACAGGGGAGCTGGGAGCCTCCACTTCAGAAGGCAGGGACGAGCTGAGAGGCGAAAGCGAGAAGGGCAGAAGCAAGGAAGACTGTACCATGTCGTAA
- the LRRFIP1 gene encoding leucine-rich repeat flightless-interacting protein 1 isoform X29, whose product MTNPAATQNKEIDCLSPEAQKLAEARLAAKRAARAEAREIRMKELERQQKEVEERPEKDFTEKGSRSLPGLSAAALASLGGTSRRGSGDTSISVDTEASIREIKELNELKDQIQDVEGKYMRGLKEMKDSLAEVEEKYKKAMVSNAQLDNEKTNFLYQVDTLKDMLLELEEQLAESRRQYDEKNKEFEREKHAHSILQFQFAEAKEALKRREELLEEIRQLQQKQASYIREISDLQETIEWKDKKIGALERQKEFFDSIRSDRDDLREEVVILQEELKKHGIVLNSELATNGETSDTLNDVGHQRPSKITKEELNALRTAGDGTLGRASEVEVKSEIVENVGKKEILQNTEQEQHKEDPAQECMDTEVFHPGGNAKDQKASEDSAPSLGVLADATNEEQAQNQILENASFLENTEQVESNEVINTPDDRTGASLEQSECLRDGEIPGPGTGQDSYDALDIKNHSKESAENQEDLKTHLGEGSTKPCQESASLQPSEVGGLGSADTGEQGGSPTEDVVEAGLTGLGEQVGTEASGPPTYSDDHVSPDEECAVEAPAELDPSAGQDLDKELPKQEAAEPQEPPSTAVGGENDEKEEEERGLRDEKPTQTEVQNIPRCPEAESSLRGAAGPAVADAESKPLDVKEPKEEKNDQQGEALDSSQKKTKNKKKNKKKKTPVPVETLKDAKKELTFQNSDLSEVKDDKQVALTDKKPVVEAQNEVTESPEEKSVAGSGENVDCPENPRIELDKKLNREDNDVNAKAGGETADGGTLGVGGDTIPSSGTSASDKDLEEAVLEDGAAPGGPPEPGSGVVPSGALPESEGPSKAGDGAPQTGSTEQHEMAGGPSQEVKKVIENDDLAPTGELGASTSEGRDELRGESEKGRSKEDCTMS is encoded by the exons GTGGAAGAGAGACCAGAAAAAGATTTCACCGAGAAG GGCTCACGTAGCCTGCCCGGCCTGTCTGCAGCCGCCCTGGCCTCCCTGGGCGGGACCTCTCGGAGGGGAAGTGGGGACACCTCCATCTCTGTTGACACAGAGGCGTCCATTAGGGAAATCAAG GAACTGAATGAGTTAAAGGACCAGATTCAGGACGTAGAAGGCAAATACATGCGGGGGTTGAAAGAGATGAAG GACTCATTAGCAGAAGTTGAAGAGAAATACAAGAAGGCTATGGTTTCCAATGCTCAGCTGGACAATGAAAAGACGAACTTCCTGTACCAGGTCGATACCCTAAAGGATATGTTGCTGGAGCTTGAAGAGCAGCTGGCTGAGTCCAGGCGGCAGTatgatgagaaaaacaaa GAGTTTGAGAGGGAAAAGCATGCCCACAGCATCCTGCAGTTCCAGTTTGCCGAAGCGAAGGAGGCCTTGAAGCGGCGGGAAGAGTTGTTGGAG GAAATCCGACAGCTACAGCAGAAGCAGGCGAGTTATATCAGGGAGATTTCTGATCTTCAGGAAACAATAGAGTGGAAAGACAAGAAGATAGGG GCTTTAGAGAGGCAGAAAGAGTTCTTTGATTCCATAAGGAGTGACCGAGATGATCTTAGAGAAGAAGTAGTCATACTGCAAGAGGAATTAAAG AAACATGGAATAGTCCTAAATTCAGAGCTAGCTACCAATGGAGAGACTTCAGACACTCTAAATGACGTCGGACACCAACGTCCTTCCAAGATAACGAAAGAAGAGTTAAACGCCCTCAGGACGGCAGGGGATGGGACGCTAG GAAGAGCCAGTGAAGTGGAGGTGAAAAGTGAAATTGTGgagaatgtggggaaaaaagaaatcttgcagAATACTGAGCAAGAACAGCACAAAGAGGACCCCGCACAGGAGTGTATGGACACAGAGGTGTTCCATCCTGGTGGAAATGCCAAGGACCAGAAAGCCTCTGAAGACAGTGCCCCCTCCCTAGGAGTATTAGCAGATGCCACAAATGAGGAGCAGGCTCAAAACCAGATCCTAGAGAACGCTTCCTTCCTTGAAAATACAGAGCAGGTTGAGTCCAATGAGGTCATAAACACACCAGATGATAGGACTGGGGCTTCCCTTGAGCAGTCTGAATGTTTGCGTGATGGTGaaatcccaggtcctgggactgggcAGGACAGTTACGATGCCTTGGATATCAAAAACCACAGTAAAGAATCTGCAGAAAACCAGGAAGACTTGAAAACCCACTTGGGAGAGGGTAGCACAAAGCCATGTCAAGAATCTGCCTCTCTGCAACCATCTGAAGTCGGAGGGCTGGGCAGCGCAGACACTGGGGAGCAAGGTGGGAGCCCCACAGAGGACGTGGTGGAGGCAGGGCTAACGGGGCTCGGGGAGCAGGTGGGCACAGAAGCCTCCGGCCCTCCAACCTACAGCGATGACCACGTGAGTCCTGATGAAGAGTGTGCTGTCGAAGCCCCCGCGGAGCTGGACCCAAGCGCAGGGCAGGACCTAGACAAAGAGCTCCCCAAGCAGGAAGCTGCTGAGCCCCAGGAGCCCCCGAGCACAGCGGTAGGTGGGGAGAATGacgaaaaggaggaggaggaaagggggttGAGGGATGAGAAGCCAACCCAGACAGAAGTGCAGAACATTCCTCGTTGTCCAGAGGCAGAAAGCAGTTTGCGGGGAGCAGCAGGTCCTGCTGTGGCAGATGCCGAAAGCAAGCCCCTAGATGTGAAAGAacccaaggaagaaaagaatgaccAACAGGGAGAGGCACTGGATTCATCacagaagaagacaaagaacaagaagaaaaacaagaagaaaaaaacaccgGTGCCTGTAGAAACCCTTAAAGATGCTAAGAAAGAGTTAACATTTCAGAACTCAGATTTAAGTGAGGTGAAGGACGACAAGCAAGTAGCTCTTACCGACAAAAAACCAGTTGTAGAAGCACAAAATGAGGTAACTGAAAGTCCAGAAGAGAAAAGTGTAGCAGGAAGTGGTGAAAATGTTGATTGTCCAGAAAATCCTAGAATTGAGTTGGATAAAAAACTTAACCGAGAAGATAATGATGTAAACGCTAAGGCGGGGGGAGAAACAGCTGACGGGGGCACATTAGGTGTGGGGGGTGACACAATCCCATCATCAGGCACGAGTGCCAGTGATAAGGATTTAGAGGAGGCTGTCCTAGAAGATGGCGCCGCTCCCGGCGGTCCTCCCGAACCGGGGAGTGGAGTGGTGCCCAGCGGTGCCCTGCCGGAGAGTGAAGGTCCCTCCAAGGCCGGTGATGGTGCCCCTCAAACAGGAAGTACAGAGCAGCATGAGATGGCAGGGGGGCCCAGTCAGGAAGTCAAAAAGGTCATAGAAAACGATGACTTAGCACCCACAGGGGAGCTGGGAGCCTCCACTTCAGAAGGCAGGGACGAGCTGAGAGGCGAAAGCGAGAAGGGCAGAAGCAAGGAAGACTGTACCATGTCGTAA
- the LRRFIP1 gene encoding leucine-rich repeat flightless-interacting protein 1 isoform X37: protein MTNPAATQNKEIDCLSPEAQKLAEARLAAKRAARAEAREIRMKELERQQKEVEERPEKDFTEKDSLAEVEEKYKKAMVSNAQLDNEKTNFLYQVDTLKDMLLELEEQLAESRRQYDEKNKEFEREKHAHSILQFQFAEAKEALKRREELLEEIRQLQQKQASYIREISDLQETIEWKDKKIGALERQKEFFDSIRSDRDDLREEVVILQEELKKHGIVLNSELATNGETSDTLNDVGHQRPSKITKEELNALRTAGDGTLGRASEVEVKSEIVENVGKKEILQNTEQEQHKEDPAQECMDTEVFHPGGNAKDQKASEDSAPSLGVLADATNEEQAQNQILENASFLENTEQVESNEVINTPDDRTGASLEQSECLRDGEIPGPGTGQDSYDALDIKNHSKESAENQEDLKTHLGEGSTKPCQESASLQPSEVGGLGSADTGEQGGSPTEDVVEAGLTGLGEQVGTEASGPPTYSDDHVSPDEECAVEAPAELDPSAGQDLDKELPKQEAAEPQEPPSTAVGGENDEKEEEERGLRDEKPTQTEVQNIPRCPEAESSLRGAAGPAVADAESKPLDVKEPKEEKNDQQGEALDSSQKKTKNKKKNKKKKTPVPVETLKDAKKELTFQNSDLSEVKDDKQVALTDKKPVVEAQNEVTESPEEKSVAGSGENVDCPENPRIELDKKLNREDNDVNAKAGGETADGGTLGVGGDTIPSSGTSASDKDLEEAVLEDGAAPGGPPEPGSGVVPSGALPESEGPSKAGDGAPQTGSTEQHEMAGGPSQEVKKVIENDDLAPTGELGASTSEGRDELRGESEKGRSKEDCTMS from the exons GTGGAAGAGAGACCAGAAAAAGATTTCACCGAGAAG GACTCATTAGCAGAAGTTGAAGAGAAATACAAGAAGGCTATGGTTTCCAATGCTCAGCTGGACAATGAAAAGACGAACTTCCTGTACCAGGTCGATACCCTAAAGGATATGTTGCTGGAGCTTGAAGAGCAGCTGGCTGAGTCCAGGCGGCAGTatgatgagaaaaacaaa GAGTTTGAGAGGGAAAAGCATGCCCACAGCATCCTGCAGTTCCAGTTTGCCGAAGCGAAGGAGGCCTTGAAGCGGCGGGAAGAGTTGTTGGAG GAAATCCGACAGCTACAGCAGAAGCAGGCGAGTTATATCAGGGAGATTTCTGATCTTCAGGAAACAATAGAGTGGAAAGACAAGAAGATAGGG GCTTTAGAGAGGCAGAAAGAGTTCTTTGATTCCATAAGGAGTGACCGAGATGATCTTAGAGAAGAAGTAGTCATACTGCAAGAGGAATTAAAG AAACATGGAATAGTCCTAAATTCAGAGCTAGCTACCAATGGAGAGACTTCAGACACTCTAAATGACGTCGGACACCAACGTCCTTCCAAGATAACGAAAGAAGAGTTAAACGCCCTCAGGACGGCAGGGGATGGGACGCTAG GAAGAGCCAGTGAAGTGGAGGTGAAAAGTGAAATTGTGgagaatgtggggaaaaaagaaatcttgcagAATACTGAGCAAGAACAGCACAAAGAGGACCCCGCACAGGAGTGTATGGACACAGAGGTGTTCCATCCTGGTGGAAATGCCAAGGACCAGAAAGCCTCTGAAGACAGTGCCCCCTCCCTAGGAGTATTAGCAGATGCCACAAATGAGGAGCAGGCTCAAAACCAGATCCTAGAGAACGCTTCCTTCCTTGAAAATACAGAGCAGGTTGAGTCCAATGAGGTCATAAACACACCAGATGATAGGACTGGGGCTTCCCTTGAGCAGTCTGAATGTTTGCGTGATGGTGaaatcccaggtcctgggactgggcAGGACAGTTACGATGCCTTGGATATCAAAAACCACAGTAAAGAATCTGCAGAAAACCAGGAAGACTTGAAAACCCACTTGGGAGAGGGTAGCACAAAGCCATGTCAAGAATCTGCCTCTCTGCAACCATCTGAAGTCGGAGGGCTGGGCAGCGCAGACACTGGGGAGCAAGGTGGGAGCCCCACAGAGGACGTGGTGGAGGCAGGGCTAACGGGGCTCGGGGAGCAGGTGGGCACAGAAGCCTCCGGCCCTCCAACCTACAGCGATGACCACGTGAGTCCTGATGAAGAGTGTGCTGTCGAAGCCCCCGCGGAGCTGGACCCAAGCGCAGGGCAGGACCTAGACAAAGAGCTCCCCAAGCAGGAAGCTGCTGAGCCCCAGGAGCCCCCGAGCACAGCGGTAGGTGGGGAGAATGacgaaaaggaggaggaggaaagggggttGAGGGATGAGAAGCCAACCCAGACAGAAGTGCAGAACATTCCTCGTTGTCCAGAGGCAGAAAGCAGTTTGCGGGGAGCAGCAGGTCCTGCTGTGGCAGATGCCGAAAGCAAGCCCCTAGATGTGAAAGAacccaaggaagaaaagaatgaccAACAGGGAGAGGCACTGGATTCATCacagaagaagacaaagaacaagaagaaaaacaagaagaaaaaaacaccgGTGCCTGTAGAAACCCTTAAAGATGCTAAGAAAGAGTTAACATTTCAGAACTCAGATTTAAGTGAGGTGAAGGACGACAAGCAAGTAGCTCTTACCGACAAAAAACCAGTTGTAGAAGCACAAAATGAGGTAACTGAAAGTCCAGAAGAGAAAAGTGTAGCAGGAAGTGGTGAAAATGTTGATTGTCCAGAAAATCCTAGAATTGAGTTGGATAAAAAACTTAACCGAGAAGATAATGATGTAAACGCTAAGGCGGGGGGAGAAACAGCTGACGGGGGCACATTAGGTGTGGGGGGTGACACAATCCCATCATCAGGCACGAGTGCCAGTGATAAGGATTTAGAGGAGGCTGTCCTAGAAGATGGCGCCGCTCCCGGCGGTCCTCCCGAACCGGGGAGTGGAGTGGTGCCCAGCGGTGCCCTGCCGGAGAGTGAAGGTCCCTCCAAGGCCGGTGATGGTGCCCCTCAAACAGGAAGTACAGAGCAGCATGAGATGGCAGGGGGGCCCAGTCAGGAAGTCAAAAAGGTCATAGAAAACGATGACTTAGCACCCACAGGGGAGCTGGGAGCCTCCACTTCAGAAGGCAGGGACGAGCTGAGAGGCGAAAGCGAGAAGGGCAGAAGCAAGGAAGACTGTACCATGTCGTAA